Proteins encoded within one genomic window of Nordella sp. HKS 07:
- a CDS encoding MurR/RpiR family transcriptional regulator, with protein MSERVRRDLTNYTAAERRVAQSLLSDYPVAGLETVARFAHRAGTSGPTILRFVSRLGLKSYAEFQNRLRGEVQERLQGPLARYPSRRSWGEGSKLQERVGSAQCRNIERAVRSVSPEEYAAITELVCDPRRNVFCLGGRFTQMLAAYFHHCLRELRPGVRLVRESSASWADYLLDVQRGDVLVVFDFRRYQRDVLEFASGAATQGADIVLITDIWNSPIAAQAAHVIGCPVEMPTAFDSAIGGLAMAEVIVAGAVERLGGRARKRIETLETLRRPFHLESTLSMGTRKPEKNRKRGGLAP; from the coding sequence TTGTCGGAGCGGGTCCGGCGCGACCTCACGAATTACACGGCGGCGGAGCGCCGCGTCGCCCAGTCTCTGCTCAGCGATTACCCGGTCGCTGGCCTGGAGACGGTTGCGCGCTTTGCGCACCGGGCGGGCACCAGTGGGCCGACCATCCTGCGGTTTGTCAGCCGCCTCGGTCTCAAGAGCTATGCCGAGTTCCAGAACCGCTTGCGGGGCGAGGTGCAGGAGCGGCTGCAGGGCCCGCTGGCGCGCTACCCGTCGCGGCGCAGCTGGGGCGAGGGTAGCAAGCTGCAGGAGCGTGTCGGCTCGGCGCAGTGCCGCAACATCGAGCGCGCGGTGAGAAGTGTCTCGCCTGAGGAGTATGCCGCCATCACCGAGCTGGTGTGCGACCCGCGGCGCAATGTCTTCTGCCTCGGCGGCCGCTTCACCCAGATGCTCGCCGCCTACTTCCATCATTGCCTGCGCGAGCTCCGGCCCGGCGTGCGGCTGGTGCGGGAGAGCAGCGCCAGCTGGGCCGATTACCTGCTCGACGTGCAGCGCGGCGACGTGCTGGTGGTGTTCGACTTCCGGCGCTATCAGCGCGACGTGCTGGAGTTTGCCTCGGGTGCTGCGACGCAAGGCGCCGACATTGTCCTCATCACGGACATCTGGAATTCACCGATCGCGGCGCAAGCGGCACATGTCATCGGCTGTCCGGTGGAAATGCCGACCGCTTTCGACAGCGCGATCGGCGGGCTGGCGATGGCGGAGGTGATCGTGGCCGGCGCGGTCGAGCGGCTGGGCGGTCGCGCCAGGAAACGGATCGAGACCCTCGAAACGCTGCGCCGGCCCTTTCACTTGGAGAGCACTCTGTCGATGGGGACTCGGAAGCCGGAAAAGAACAGGAAGAGGGGAGGCCTTGCGCCATGA
- a CDS encoding glutamine synthetase family protein, with product MNREPLTMFCYVDISGQVRGKGIPTRLLEKRLATGVGWTPTNIMFTPMGTIAPSPFGPFGDLILKPDRKAEANVDFGDGSPKEHFFLCDLLTTDGTPWECCPRTLLRRAADDLKSEAGVTLRIAFEHEFFYSGARGRTGDLYALDAVRRHGAFGEILLAALAQCGIEADGYLAEFGEGQFEVTFPPAEPLAACDKAVMLREMTRGTAWRLGHSVSFSPRLSPTAIGNGLHIHMSLWDEAGRPISHDPKGPCGVSATAGKFLAGVLKYMPALCAFTAPTPVSYLRLVPHMWSAAWSSLGYRDREAGIRICPTFDTFRSSTAEQFNFEYRAADASACPYIQVAAILRAGLAGLKQGLPTPEPLVEQDPGAFTDAERQRRGIVRLPGTLGAALDALEADVTVKGFVPPLFLKAYLANKRAELALSQDWTAEQICSRYAEVF from the coding sequence ATGAATCGGGAACCGCTGACGATGTTCTGCTATGTCGACATCTCGGGCCAGGTGCGCGGCAAGGGCATACCGACGCGTCTGCTGGAGAAACGGCTCGCGACCGGCGTCGGCTGGACGCCGACCAATATCATGTTCACGCCGATGGGCACGATCGCGCCGTCTCCCTTCGGCCCGTTCGGCGACCTGATCCTCAAGCCGGATCGCAAGGCCGAGGCCAATGTGGACTTCGGCGACGGCTCGCCCAAGGAGCACTTCTTTCTCTGCGACCTGCTGACGACCGACGGAACCCCATGGGAGTGCTGCCCGCGCACGCTGCTGCGCCGGGCAGCCGACGATCTCAAATCGGAGGCGGGTGTTACGCTGCGCATCGCCTTCGAACATGAGTTCTTCTATTCCGGCGCGCGGGGGCGCACGGGCGATCTCTATGCCCTCGATGCCGTGCGCCGGCATGGCGCTTTCGGCGAGATTTTGCTGGCGGCACTCGCCCAATGCGGCATCGAAGCCGACGGCTATCTGGCGGAGTTCGGCGAAGGGCAGTTCGAGGTGACTTTCCCGCCGGCCGAACCGCTCGCGGCCTGCGACAAGGCGGTGATGCTGCGCGAGATGACGCGCGGCACCGCCTGGCGTCTGGGGCATAGCGTCAGCTTCTCGCCGCGTTTGAGCCCGACCGCCATCGGCAACGGGCTGCACATCCACATGAGTCTGTGGGACGAGGCGGGCCGGCCGATCAGCCACGATCCGAAGGGGCCTTGCGGAGTGAGCGCCACGGCGGGCAAATTCCTGGCGGGCGTGCTCAAATACATGCCGGCCCTGTGCGCTTTCACCGCGCCGACGCCGGTGTCGTATCTGCGGCTGGTGCCGCATATGTGGAGCGCGGCGTGGTCGAGCCTCGGCTACCGCGACCGCGAGGCGGGCATCCGCATCTGTCCGACCTTCGACACCTTCCGGAGCAGCACCGCCGAGCAGTTCAACTTCGAATACCGCGCGGCCGATGCCTCGGCCTGCCCCTATATCCAGGTCGCCGCCATCCTGCGGGCCGGTCTTGCCGGCCTGAAGCAAGGCCTGCCGACGCCCGAGCCGCTGGTCGAGCAGGATCCGGGCGCCTTCACGGATGCCGAGCGGCAGCGGCGCGGCATCGTCCGGCTGCCGGGCACTCTGGGCGCCGCTCTCGATGCATTGGAGGCCGATGTGACGGTCAAGGGATTCGTGCCGCCGCTCTTCCTCAAGGCCTATCTCGCGAACAAGCGGGCGGAGCTTGCCCTCAGCCAGGATTGGACCGCTGAGCAGATTTGCAGCCGCTACGCAGAAGTGTTCTGA